Proteins encoded in a region of the Globicephala melas chromosome 1, mGloMel1.2, whole genome shotgun sequence genome:
- the AMPD2 gene encoding AMP deaminase 2 isoform X5 has translation MDGKCKEIAEELFSRSLAESELRSAPYEFPEESPIEQLEERRQRLERQISQDVKLEPDILLRAKQDFLKTDSDSDLQLYKEQRDGQGDRGLWERDVVLEREFQRVTISGEEKCGVPFTDLLDAAKSVVRALFIREKYMALSLQSFCPTTRRYLQQLAEKPLETRTYEQGPDTPVSADAPVHPPALEQHPYEHCEPSTMPGDLGLGLRMVQGVVHVYTRREPDEHCSEVELPYPDLQEFVADVNVLMALIINGPIKSFCYRRLQYLSSKFQMHVLLNEMKELAAQKKVPHRDFYNIRKVDTHIHASSCMNQKHLLRFIKRAMKRHLEEIVHMEQGREQTLREVFESMNLTAYDLSVDTLDVHADRNTFHRFDKFNAKYNPIGESVLREIFIKTDNRVSGKYFAHIIKEVMSDLEESKYQNAELRLSIYGRSRDEWDKLAHWAVIHRVHSPNVRWLVQVPRLFDVYRTKGQLANFQEMLENIFLPLFEATIHPASHPELHLFLEHVDGFDSVDDESKPENHIFNLESPLPEAWVEEDNPPYAYYLYYTFVNMAMLNHLRRQRGFHTFVLRPHCGEAGPIHHLVSAFMLAENISHGLLLRKAPVLQYLYYLAQIGIAMSPLSNNSLFLSYHRNPLPEYLSRGLMVSLSTDDPLQFHFTKEPLMEEYSIATQVWKLSSCDMCELARNSVLMSGFSHKVKSHWLGPNYTKEGPEGNDIRRTNVPDIRVGYRHETLCQELALITQAVQSEMLETIPEEAGITMSPGPQ, from the exons ATGGATGGCAAATGCAAGGAGATCGCCGAG gaGCTGTTCAGCCGCTCCCTGGCTGAGAGTGAGCTCCGGAGCGCCCCATACGAGTTCCCGGAGGAGAGCCCCATTGAGCAACTGGAGGAGCGGCGGCAGCGCCTGGAGCGGCAGATCAGCCAGGATGTCAA GCTGGAGCCGGACATCCTGCTTCGGGCCAAGCAAGATTTCCTGAAGACAGACAGTGACTCGGACCTCCA GCTCTACAAGGAGCAGCGTGACGGGCAGGGCGATCGGGGCCTGTGGGAGCGAGATGTGGTGCTGGAGCGGGAATTTCAGCGGGTCACCATCTCTGGGGAGGAGAAGTGTGGG GTGCCGTTCACAGACCTGCTGGACGCAGCCAAGAGCGTGGTGCGGGCACTCTTCATCCGGGAGAAGTACATGGCCCTGTCGCTGCAGAGCTTCTGCCCCACCACCCGCCGGTACCTGCAGCAGCTGGCCGAGAAGCCCCTGGAGACACGGACCTATGAGCAGGGCCCGGACACCCCTGTGTCCGCTG ATGCCCCAGTGCACCCCCCTGCGCTGGAGCAGCACCCGTATGAGCACTGTGAGCCGAGCACCATGCCGGGGGACCTGGGCTTGGGTCTGCGTATGGTGCAGGGCGTGGTTCACGTCTACACCCGCAGGGAACCCGATGAGCA CTGCTCAGAGGTGGAGCTGCCGTACCCCGACCTGCAGGAATTTGTGGCAGATGTCAACGTGCTGATGGCTCTGATTATCAATGGCCCCAT AAAGTCATTCTGTTACCGTCGGTTGCAGTACCTGAGCTCTAAGTTCCAGATGCACGTGCTGCTCAATGAGATGAAGGAGCTGGCCGCCCAGAAGAAGGTGCCACACCGAGATTTCTACAACATCCGCAAG GTGGACACGCACATCCATGCCTCGTCCTGCATGAACCAGAAGCATCTGCTGCGCTTCATCAAACGGGCGATGAAGCGGCACCTGGAGGAGATCGTGCACATGGAGCAGGGTCGCGAGCAGACGCTGCGGGAGGTCTTCGAGAGCATGAATCTCACTGCCTACGACCTGAGTGTGGACACGCTCGATGTGCACGCG GACAGGAACACCTTCCATCGCTTTGACAAGTTCAATGCCAAATATAACCCTATTGGGGAGTCTGTCCTCCGAGAGATCTTCATCAAGACTGACAACAGGGTTTCTGGGAAGTACTTTGCTCACATCATCAAG GAGGTGATGTCGGACCTGGAAGAGAGCAAATACCAGAATGCGGAGCTGCGGCTCTCCATTTACGGGCGCTCAAGGGACGAGTGGGACAAGCTGGCGCACTGGGCCGTCATACACCGTGTACACTCTCCCAACGTGCGCTGGCTCGTGCAGGTGCCCCGCCTCTT TGACGTGTACCGTACCAAGGGTCAGCTGGCCAACTTCCAGGAGATGCTGGAGAACATCTTTCTGCCACTGTTCGAGGCCACCATCCACCCTGCCAGCCACCCGGAGCTGCATCTCTTCTTGGAGCAT GTGGATGGCTTTGACAGCGTGGATGATGAGTCCAAGCCTGAGAACCACATCTTTAACCTGGAGAGCCCCCTCCCCGAGGCCTGGGTGGAGGAGGACAACCCACCGTATGCCTACTACTTGTACTACACCTTCGTCAACATGGCCATGCTGAACCACCTGCGCAG GCAGAGGGGCTTCCACACGTTTGTGCTGAGGCCGCACTGTGGGGAGGCCGGGCCCATCCACCATCTGGTGTCGGCCTTCATGCTGGCTGAGAACATCTCGCATGGGCTGCTTCTGCGCAAG GCCCCGGTCCTGCAGTACCTGTATTACTTGGCCCAGATTGGCATTGCCATGTCCCCGCTCAGCAACAACAGCCTCTTCCTCAGCTACCACCGGAACCCACTACCTGAGTACCTGTCCCGTGGCCTCATGGTCTCACTGTCCACCGACGATCCCCTGCAGTTCCACTTCACCAAG GAGCCACTGATGGAGGAGTACAGCATCGCCACCCAGGTGTGGAAGCTCAGCTCCTGCGACATGTGCGAGCTGGCACGCAACAGTGTGCTCATGAGTGGCTTCTCCCACAAG GTGAAGAGCCACTGGCTGGGACCCAACTATACCAAGGAGGGCCCTGAGGGCAATGACATCCGCCGCACCAATGTGCCGGACATCCGTGTGGGCTACCGCCATGAGACCCTGTGCCAGGAGCTGGCGCTCATCACGCAGGCCGTGCAGAGCGAGATGCTGGAGACTATCCCGGAGGAGGCGGGCATCACCATGAGCCCGGGGCCTCAGTGA